In one Alnus glutinosa chromosome 12, dhAlnGlut1.1, whole genome shotgun sequence genomic region, the following are encoded:
- the LOC133851678 gene encoding ABC transporter F family member 4-like: MGKKKPEENGATTKTKGSSKDVSKDGKKEKLSVSAMLASMDQKPDKPKKSSSSSMASTCSKPKTKATPKVSSYTDDIDLPPSDEEDAFETELSEIQKQSNRRSDPKALEIAMSEKELKKREKKDVLAAHAAEQAKHEALKDDRDAFTVVIGSRTSVLDGGDEADANVKDITIDNFSVSARGKELLKNTSVKISHGKRYGLIGPNGMGKSTLLKLLAWRKIPVPKNIDVLLVEQEVVGDDRTALEAVVSANEELVELRNEVASLQNLSSAAEGEDGVEGSYGDDAGEKVAELYEKLQILGSDAAEAQASKILAGLGFTKGMQGRPTRSFSGGWRMRISLARALFVQPTLLLLDEPTNHLDLRAVLWLEEYLCRWKKTLVVVSHDRDFLNSVCNEIIHLHDFKLHLYRGNFDEFESGYEQRRKEMNKKFETYEKQIKAAKRSGNRAQQEKVKDRAKFNAAKEASKNKGKGKVDEDEPQPEAPKKWRDYSVQFHFPEPTELTPPLLQLIEVSFSYPNREDFRLTNVDVGIDMGTRVAIVGPNGAGKSTLLNLLAGDLVPTEGEVRRSQKLRIGRYSQHFVDLLTMEETPVQYLLRLHPDQEGLSKQEAVRAKLGKFGLPSHNHLTPIAKLSGGQKSRVVFTSISMSKPHILLLDEPTNHLDMQSIDALADALDEFTGGVVLVSHDSRLISRVCEDEERSEIWVVENGTESTYPGTFEEYKEELQREIKQEVDD, encoded by the coding sequence ATGGGAAAGAAGAAGCCAGAGGAGAACGGTGCAACCACCAAAACTAAGGGGAGTAGCAAAGATGTTTCGAAAGATGGGAAGAAAGAGAAGCTCTCTGTCTCAGCGATGCTAGCCAGTATGGACCAGAAACCTGATAAGCCTAAAAAGAGTTCTTCCTCTTCCATGGCCTCTACTTGTAGTAAACCTAAGACAAAAGCCACCCCAAAAGTGTCATCTTACACGGATGACATTGATCTCCCTCCCTCTGATGAGGAAGATGCCTTTGAAACAGAACTGAGTGAAATCCAGAAGCAATCCAATCGGAGGAGTGACCCAAAGGCACTTGAAATAGCGATGAgtgaaaaagaattgaaaaaaagagaaaagaaggatGTGCTTGCCGCCCATGCAGCAGAGCAGGCAAAACACGAGGCCCTTAAGGATGACCGCGATGCTTTTACTGTTGTTATTGGTAGTCGGACCTCAGTTCTTGATGGAGGTGATGAAGCTGATGCCAATGTCAAAGATATAACTATTGATAATTTCTCTGTGTCAGCTCGGGGTAAAGAACTTTTGAAGAATACATCAGTAAAAATATCTCACGGGAAAAGGTACGGTTTGATTGGACCCAATGGAATGGGAAAGTCTACATTATTAAAGCTCCTTGCTTGGAGGAAGATTCCAGTACCTAAGAATATTGATGTTCTTTTGGTTGAACAAGAGGTGGTTGGTGATGATAGAACTGCTCTTGAAGCAGTTGTTTCAGCTAATGAAGAGCTGGTTGAGCTCCGGAATGAGGTTGCATCTTTGCAGAATTTGTCTTCTGCTGCTGAGGGTGAGGATGGAGTTGAAGGTAGCTATGGGGATGATGCAGGAGAGAAGGTTGCtgagttgtatgaaaagttgcaGATCTTGGGGTCGGATGCAGCTGAGGCTCAGGCATCAAAGATTCTTGCTGGATTGGGTTTCACCAAGGGAATGCAGGGTCGTCCAACCCGGTCATTTAGTGGTGGATGGAGAATGAGAATATCATTGGCTAGGGCACTTTTCGTGCAACCAACACTTTTGTTATTGGATGAACCCACAAACCATCTTGACCTTAGGGCTGTTCTATGGTTAGAGGAGTATTTGTGTCGGTGGAAGAAAACTCTTGTTGTTGTCTCACATGACCGGGATTTTCTTAACTCTGTCTGCAATGAGATAATTCATCTCCATGATTTTAAGCTTCACTTATATCGTGGAAACTTTGATGAGTTTGAAAGTGGGTACGAGCAGCGCCGCAAAGAGATGAACAAGAAGTTTGAAACTTATGAGAAGCAAATTAAAGCAGCCAAGAGGTCAGGGAATCGTGCTCAGCAGGAGAAGGTGAAAGACCGGGCTAAGTTTAATGCTGCAAAAGAAGCATCCAAGAacaagggaaagggaaaggttGACGAGGATGAGCCTCAGCCAGAGGCCCCAAAGAAGTGGAGAGACTACAGTGTGCAGTTCCACTTCCCTGAACCTACTGAGCTCACACCACCACTCTTGCAGCTAATTGAAGTCAGCTTCAGCTACCCAAACCGTGAGGATTTCAGGCTCACAAATGTTGATGTAGGTATTGATATGGGAACACGTGTTGCTATTGTTGGGCCGAATGGAGCGGGAAAATCTACTCTCCTGAATCTTCTTGCAGGTGATTTGGTTCCAACAGAGGGTGAAGTACGGAGGAGTCAGAAGTTGAGGATTGGGAGGTATTCACAGCACTTTGTGGACCTACTAACAATGGAGGAAACACCAGTGCAGTATCTTCTTCGTCTTCATCCAGATCAAGAGGGACTTAGCAAGCAAGAGGCTGTTCGTGCAAAGCTTGGAAAATTTGGACTCCCCAGCCATAATCACCTCACCCCAATTGCAAAATTATCTGGAGGGCAAAAGTCACGGGTTGTCTTCACTTCAATTTCCATGTCGAAGCCACACATATTGTTATTGGATGAGCCTACAAATCATTTAGATATGCAGAGCATTGACGCACTGGCTGATGCACTGGATGAGTTTACTGGTGGAGTTGTCCTGGTCAGTCATGACTCTAGGCTCATATCACGTGTTTGTGAGGATGAAGAGAGGAGTGAAATTTGGGTTGTGGAAAATGGAACTGAGAGTACTTACCCTGGAACATTTGAGGAGTACAAGGAGGAATTACAAAGAGAGATCAAACAAGAGGTTGACGATTGA